A region from the Hypomesus transpacificus isolate Combined female chromosome 11, fHypTra1, whole genome shotgun sequence genome encodes:
- the cog2 gene encoding conserved oligomeric Golgi complex subunit 2, giving the protein MNLPKGPDSLCFDKDVFMKDDFDVDQFVADCRKHVQLEEMREDLELYYKLLKTAMVELINKDYADFVNLSTNLVGMDKALNQLSVPLGQLREEVLSLRSSVNEVIQAIDNKLSKQDDLQNKKICVLRLIQVVRSVEKIEKILHSQNSKDSTSLEISSPLLAGQILERIATEFNQLQFHAVQSKGMPLLDKVRPRIAGITSMLQQSLEGLLIQGLQTANMDIVRHCLRTYATIDKTRDAEALVGQVLVKPYMDEVIVEQLVKSGPSGLQQMFSKLLEFVPHHCRLLREVTGGAISSDKADIVPGYDFLVNSVWPEIIRAIEERISFLFNPGNPDTFYERYSVTMEFVRRFERQCGSQASVRRLRAHPSYISFHNKWNLPVYFQLRYKEIAGGLENAIADGLEAAPVGSSYHLQVSQVLWSSLVRCWADRVYLSPLAHRFWKLTLQLYSRYARFLTEVLTKTTPPEVNKDPVRPLPSSASSTSSRTSQDDGGSESGSPASLSTKQLVYIASDVEKLQEQIPVVSEMIRQRMEAIGFKNFIIIEEALRDSQASLSGCLPSLDARMTQHLTDRSCRFLKSASEVPRLYRRTNKEVPSRASAYMDNALRPLHQLLCDSKDLVKPSVAQGWLRVTLCDCTHRYFETISDVLSSVKKMEESLKRLKQARKTAPSSTTAANGGPTDDSKIRLQLALDVEYLGEQIHKMGLQPDDITMFSTLMELVQGARELASTETSGP; this is encoded by the exons ATGAATCTGCCAAAGGGGCCGGATTCTTTGTGTTTTGATAAGGACGTGTTTATGAAG GATGACTTCGACGTGGACCAGTTCGTGGCTGACTGCAGGAAGCATGTCCAGCTTGAAGAGATGCGCGAGGACCTTGAGCTCTATTACAAACTGCTCAAAACGGCCATGGTTGAATTAATCAACAAAGACTATGCAGACTTCGTCAACCTGTCCACCAACCTG GTTGGAATGGACAAAGCCCTTAACCAGCTGTCTGTACCCTTGGGACAGCTGAGAGAAGAAGTCCTG AGTTTAAGGTCGTCTGTCAATGAAGTGATCCAGGCCATAGACAACAAACTGTCTAAACAGGACGACCTGCAGAACAAGAAG ATATGTGTTCTGAGACTCATTCAAGTGGTTCGGTCCGTGGAGAAAATCGAGAAAATCCTTCACTCCCAGAACTCCAAAGACTCTACATCCTTGGAGATCAGCAG TCCTTTGTTGGCAGGTCAAATCTTGGAGAGGATCGCCACAGAGTTCAACCAGCTGCAGTTCCATGCAGTCCAGAGTAAGGGCATGCCTCTACTGGACAAAGTCAGACCT CGTATAGCCGGCATCACATCCATGCTGCAGCAGTCTCTGGAAGGTCTGTTGATACAGGGCCTCCAGACGGCCAACATGGACATCGTCCGCCACTGTCTCAGGACGTACGCCACCATAGACAAGACCCGCGACGCAGAGGCCTTGGTGGGACAGGTCCTGGTCAAGCCCTACATGGACGAG GTGATTGTGGAGCAGCTAGTGAAGTCTGGCCCCAGCGGGCTGCAGCAGATGTTCTCTAAGCTGCTGGAGTTTGTCCCCCACCACTGCAGGCTGCTCCGGGAGGTGACAGGAGGAGCCATCTCCAG TGACAAAGCAGACATTGTGCCTGGCTATGACTTCCTGGTTAACTCTGTTTGGCCAGAGATCATCAGAGCAATAGAGGAGAGGATATCCTTCCTGTTCAACCCAGGAAACCCTGACACCTTCTATGAG CGCTACTCTGTCACTATGGAGTTTGTGCGGCGTTTTGAGCGTCAGTGCGGCTCTCAGGCCAGTGTGAGGAGACTGAGAGCCCACCCCTCCTACATTAGCTTCCATAACAAGTGGAACCTTCCGGTCTACTTTCAGCTGCG GTACAAGGAGATAGCCGGGGGTCTGGAGAATGCTATAGCCGATGGGCTAGAAGCAGCACCAG tgggtaGCTCCTATCACCTGCAGGTGTCCCAGGTGCTGTGGTCCAGCTTGGTCAGGTGCTGGGCTGACCGGGTCTACCTTTCCCCTCTGGCACACCGCTTCTGGAAGCTCACCCTGCAGCTCTACTCACGCTATGCCAGGTTCCTCACAGAG GTGCTTACtaaaaccacgccccctgaagTAAATAAAGACCCGGTGAGGCCCCTCCCTAGCTCCGCCTCCTCCACGTCCAGTCGCACATCTCAGGATGACGGAGGCAGCGAGAGTGGTAGCCCCGCCTCCCTCTCTACCAAACAGCTGGTCTACATTGCGTCTGATGTGGAGAAGCTACAGGAACAG ATCCCAGTGGTTTCAGAGATGATCAGGCAGAGAATGGAAGCCATCGGCTTCAAGAACTTCATCATCATTGAAG AGGCGCTGCGAGACTCCCAGGCCAGCCTGTCGGGCTGCCTCCCCAGTCTGGACGCCAGGATGACCCAGCACCTGACCGACCGCAGCTGTCGCTTCCTCAAGAGCGCCTCCGAGGTGCCCCGCCTGTACCGCAGGACCAACAAG GAAGTGCCCAGCCGAGCATCAGCTTATATGGATAACGCACTACGTCCGCTGCACCAGCTGCTTTGTGATTCCAAAGACCTGGTCAAGCCCTCTGTGGCCCAGGGCTGGCTACGggtcaccctgtgtgactgcaCTCACAG GTACTTTGAGACCATCTCGGACGTGCTGAGCTCggtgaagaagatggaggagagccTGAAGCGCCTGAAGCAGGCCAGGAAGACGGCCCCCAGCAGCACCACGGCTGCCAACGGGGGACCCACCGACGACAGCAAGATCCGCCTGCAGCTGGCGCTGGACGTGGAGTACTTGGgggagcag atcCATAAGATGGGTCTCCAGCCTGATGACATCACCATGTTCTCCACTCTGATGGAGCTGGTCCAGGGTGCCCGGGAACTGGCCTCCACGGAGACGTCTGGACCGTAA